The following are from one region of the Bacteroidota bacterium genome:
- a CDS encoding low molecular weight phosphotyrosine protein phosphatase, with product MKILMVCLGNICRSPMAEGIFKDKIKQLKLNWKVDSAGTSSWHQGDKPDKRAIAEMKRKGIDISSQRSRPFLPSDFSEFQKIFVMDENNKRDLLEYAQTDRQAKKIELLLTYAGHDMLSVPDPYYGTEKDFEATYTLLNDACDKVIDRLIKENA from the coding sequence ATGAAAATTCTAATGGTATGTTTGGGTAATATTTGTCGCTCTCCAATGGCCGAGGGTATATTTAAAGACAAGATAAAACAACTCAAATTAAACTGGAAGGTTGATAGTGCGGGTACATCATCATGGCATCAGGGCGATAAGCCCGATAAGCGTGCTATTGCCGAAATGAAACGCAAGGGAATAGATATTAGTTCTCAGCGTAGCCGGCCGTTTTTGCCTTCTGATTTTTCGGAGTTTCAAAAAATATTTGTGATGGACGAAAACAACAAACGCGATTTGCTAGAGTACGCTCAAACCGACCGGCAGGCAAAAAAAATCGAATTGCTACTAACGTATGCAGGGCACGATATGCTCAGCGTTCCAGATCCATACTACGGCACCGAAAAAGATTTTGAAGCCACCTATACGCTCTTGAACGATGCCTGCGACAAAGTTATAGACAGGCTCATCAAAGAAAACGCTTAG